From a single Desulfomicrobium escambiense DSM 10707 genomic region:
- a CDS encoding methyl-accepting chemotaxis protein produces MLGRFRIRARLFVILGINVALIAVMGLVAFFMATSINGKLSLVLQRDLPGASVLLEADRDLHQMLLAENGMLLSAPGTPEYEKHMKSYTENMQQADTRLGKFIEISFSPEKKALVDKYRADRAVWEEVSKKILALRNQAGHESSPEAVALAMTEGIEKFDTMRDHINKLTEIVDNDAATAGKEAEAAFSRLKLILAAITLGSILIGGALTIIISGGITAPLRRMIVMLKDIAEGEGDLTRRIEDRSGTETQELAEWFNQFVSRVHNIIKDVAHNSSQVTGASKNLLALAGSLNTSSQTMTQTSNTVAASAEEMSANMNNVAASMEQFTVNIGTVATSSEEMSATIAEISASTGKAKEITGQAVAAAGKATSQVSQLGAAAQDIGKVTEAISAISSQTNLLALNATIEAARAGEAGKGFAVVANEIKELAQQTAQATEEIRGKIQGIQHTTSQTVLEIGQISNVIGDVDAIVGSIAAAVEEQSVTTHDIAENVGQASTGVQQVNENVAQADTVIRGIARDVAAVSASAGEVATTARSMHENSETLAGLAGNLDTMVSRFKI; encoded by the coding sequence ATGTTAGGAAGGTTCCGCATTCGCGCGCGACTGTTCGTCATTCTCGGCATCAACGTCGCTCTCATCGCCGTCATGGGGTTGGTGGCCTTCTTCATGGCCACCTCCATCAACGGCAAACTCAGTCTGGTGCTTCAGCGCGATTTGCCGGGGGCGAGCGTGCTCCTGGAGGCGGACCGCGACCTGCACCAGATGCTCCTGGCCGAGAACGGCATGCTACTGAGCGCACCGGGCACGCCTGAGTACGAAAAGCACATGAAATCCTACACCGAGAACATGCAGCAGGCCGATACGCGGCTGGGCAAGTTCATCGAGATCTCGTTCTCCCCGGAGAAGAAGGCCCTGGTGGACAAGTACCGCGCGGACCGGGCGGTCTGGGAGGAGGTGTCCAAAAAGATACTCGCCCTGCGCAACCAGGCCGGTCACGAGAGCAGCCCGGAAGCGGTCGCCCTGGCCATGACCGAGGGGATCGAGAAGTTCGACACCATGCGCGACCACATCAACAAGCTGACGGAAATCGTCGATAACGACGCGGCCACGGCCGGCAAGGAGGCCGAGGCCGCCTTCTCGCGCCTGAAGCTCATTCTCGCCGCCATCACCCTCGGCAGCATTCTCATCGGCGGGGCACTGACCATCATCATTTCGGGGGGGATCACCGCGCCGCTGCGCCGGATGATCGTCATGCTCAAGGACATCGCCGAGGGCGAAGGCGACCTGACCAGGCGGATCGAGGACCGCTCGGGCACGGAAACCCAGGAACTGGCCGAATGGTTCAACCAGTTCGTCAGCCGGGTCCACAACATCATCAAGGATGTGGCCCACAATTCCAGCCAGGTCACGGGGGCGTCAAAGAACCTGCTGGCCCTGGCCGGGAGCCTGAACACCTCGTCCCAGACCATGACGCAGACCTCGAACACCGTCGCGGCCTCGGCCGAGGAGATGAGCGCCAACATGAACAACGTCGCGGCCTCCATGGAGCAGTTCACCGTGAACATCGGCACCGTGGCAACGAGTTCCGAGGAGATGAGCGCGACCATCGCCGAAATCTCGGCCAGCACCGGCAAGGCCAAGGAGATCACCGGGCAGGCCGTCGCGGCAGCGGGCAAGGCCACGTCGCAGGTCAGCCAGCTCGGCGCCGCGGCCCAGGACATCGGCAAGGTGACTGAGGCCATCTCGGCCATCTCCTCCCAGACCAACCTCCTGGCCCTGAACGCCACCATCGAGGCGGCCCGGGCCGGGGAAGCGGGCAAGGGCTTCGCGGTCGTGGCCAACGAGATCAAGGAACTGGCTCAGCAGACCGCCCAGGCCACCGAGGAGATCCGGGGCAAGATCCAGGGCATCCAGCACACCACCAGCCAGACAGTGCTCGAGATCGGGCAGATCAGCAACGTCATCGGCGACGTGGATGCCATCGTCGGCAGCATCGCTGCCGCGGTGGAAGAGCAATCCGTGACCACCCACGACATCGCCGAAAATGTCGGACAGGCCTCCACGGGCGTCCAGCAGGTCAACGAGAACGTGGCCCAGGCGGACACGGTCATTCGCGGCATCGCCCGTGACGTGGCCGCGGTCAGCGCCTCGGCCGGCGAGGTGGCCACCACAGCGCGGTCCATGCACGAAAACTCCGAGACCCTGGCCGGCCTGGCCGGCAATCTCGACACCATGGTCAGCCGCTTCAAAATCTAA
- a CDS encoding radical SAM protein: protein MFACLFGPVPSRRLGMSLGVDLVPRKVCSLDCVYCEVGRTTLLTDERREYVKFELVARELREFFAQGPEPDYVTFSGSGEPTLNSRIGDLVDFIKREKPGLPVAVLTNGTLLRDPSVRRELLGADVVLPSLDAATADVFRRINRPHSSLDIEECIKGLVAFRREFAGALWLEVFILPGYNDAPEEIAAIRKAVLDIRPDRVQLNTLDRPGTLEDLRAATPQELRAVADMLALDNVEIIAAPPQRKNLGGYRSDTETAILETIARRPCTVDDLSTILGLGAAEINKYVGVLEGEGRVVPVRRERGVFYARKHGGPSRGSVS, encoded by the coding sequence ATGTTTGCATGTCTGTTCGGTCCCGTCCCTTCGCGCAGGCTGGGCATGTCCCTGGGCGTCGATCTGGTGCCCAGGAAGGTGTGCTCCCTGGACTGCGTCTATTGCGAGGTCGGACGGACTACGTTGCTGACCGACGAGCGCAGGGAGTACGTCAAGTTCGAGTTGGTGGCGCGTGAGCTGCGCGAGTTTTTCGCCCAGGGTCCGGAGCCCGACTACGTGACCTTCTCGGGTTCGGGAGAACCGACCTTGAACAGCCGAATCGGCGACCTGGTGGATTTCATCAAGCGGGAGAAGCCCGGCCTTCCCGTGGCCGTCCTGACCAATGGGACGTTGCTGCGCGACCCGTCGGTGCGGCGGGAGCTGCTCGGCGCCGATGTGGTCCTGCCGTCGCTCGATGCGGCCACCGCCGACGTCTTCAGGCGGATCAACAGGCCGCACAGCTCCCTGGACATCGAGGAATGCATCAAGGGGCTGGTCGCGTTCCGCAGGGAGTTTGCTGGCGCGCTGTGGCTCGAAGTGTTCATCCTGCCCGGCTACAACGACGCTCCGGAGGAAATTGCGGCCATCAGGAAGGCTGTGCTGGACATCCGGCCGGACCGCGTCCAGCTGAACACGCTGGACAGGCCCGGAACCCTGGAGGACCTGCGCGCCGCCACGCCGCAGGAACTCCGGGCTGTGGCGGACATGCTGGCCCTGGACAACGTGGAGATCATCGCCGCGCCGCCGCAGCGCAAAAACCTGGGCGGATACCGCAGCGACACGGAAACGGCCATTCTGGAAACCATCGCCCGCCGACCCTGCACCGTGGACGATCTGTCAACGATCCTGGGGCTGGGCGCTGCGGAAATCAACAAATACGTCGGGGTGTTGGAGGGCGAAGGGCGGGTCGTGCCCGTGCGGCGGGAGCGGGGCGTGTTCTATGCGCGCAAGCACGGGGGGCCGTCCCGAGGTTCTGTGTCCTGA
- a CDS encoding DUF6976 family protein has product MLQHIMTLADVEQLIQKGKTLLLAGEEDLLRNLPKGKWIGGTIPYFITPEKGGMVSQDKIFVTDISDVVASIDVKVYDDNTLGKVYTDSGHAGFSFIIIPAMSPVHSNFALNGPNYKDFGCQPLIGWISGVHLDNLGKSSPKVFDGVSGTAHEREAVVMHVRVPQGKTVDVGIVNIFEQGGGDTLTFASDGFSCTDVMVNGVKENFADYITRNKLDTKLPLVADYYGALVNISFQSVEPGADVKFYAPVFAGIRYKHAKPISDYATLFDAQLKKNEVGGENIVFSCNCILNYLYSGLEGHKTEPFVGPITFGEVAYQLLNQTLVYLQVHDL; this is encoded by the coding sequence ATGCTGCAGCATATCATGACACTGGCTGATGTTGAACAATTGATCCAGAAAGGAAAAACTCTTTTGCTCGCAGGCGAGGAAGATCTTCTTCGCAACTTGCCCAAAGGAAAGTGGATTGGCGGAACGATTCCGTATTTCATCACTCCCGAGAAAGGAGGCATGGTTTCGCAGGACAAGATTTTCGTCACCGATATCAGCGATGTTGTCGCGTCCATAGACGTCAAGGTTTATGACGACAATACGTTAGGCAAGGTTTATACGGACTCCGGACACGCAGGTTTTAGTTTCATCATCATCCCGGCCATGAGTCCCGTTCATTCGAACTTTGCGCTCAATGGGCCGAACTACAAGGATTTCGGCTGCCAGCCGCTTATCGGATGGATTTCCGGAGTACACTTGGACAACTTGGGAAAGAGTTCCCCGAAAGTGTTTGACGGCGTCAGCGGCACCGCCCACGAACGGGAAGCCGTGGTCATGCACGTGCGCGTGCCACAAGGCAAAACCGTGGATGTGGGGATCGTGAACATTTTTGAGCAGGGCGGCGGCGATACCCTGACCTTCGCGTCCGACGGCTTCTCCTGCACCGACGTCATGGTCAACGGCGTGAAGGAGAACTTCGCCGACTACATCACGCGGAACAAGCTCGACACCAAGCTGCCCCTCGTCGCGGACTACTACGGCGCCTTGGTCAACATCAGTTTTCAGAGCGTGGAACCGGGCGCCGACGTGAAATTCTACGCCCCCGTCTTCGCCGGAATCCGCTACAAACACGCCAAGCCCATCAGCGACTACGCCACGCTGTTTGACGCCCAGTTGAAGAAGAACGAGGTGGGCGGGGAAAACATCGTCTTTTCCTGCAACTGCATCCTGAACTACCTCTATTCAGGCCTTGAGGGTCACAAGACGGAACCCTTTGTCGGTCCGATCACCTTCGGCGAGGTGGCCTACCAGCTGCTGAACCAGACCCTCGTTTATCTGCAAGTCCACGATCTGTAA
- a CDS encoding PAS domain S-box protein yields MISRILSIRSPAMSTSCRILRRQFFVFRSRRVDELRNSLLGSHIGSCTHEQRSVRRGIMTSCFTQRISLFDLFQAEEIQRVQDAFALASNVASVISAPDGTPLTSPGNLSEPFTTLVHGRNAVEAGHVFPATALRTSAADGLAVYVCPLTDLLYAAMPIIVGERHVANWVIGQVRDEDTNGEQAIALAGRIGADPEAVAAALEQVPRMDRSRFTAVADSMALIAGHVFHQAYRTRCLCMGEGADAELALRESAARYRSVIENIQDTYYRTDAGGALIMLSPSGASLLGYETVEELLGTPMEKLWKTPEAFQKYVEILSEQGVVRELEATLLRRDGSEVVVEATSNIYSDESGFMLGLEGILRDIGRRKEAEQEAARERMFTDAVMESVPGLLYIYDSQERMVRWNRNYETMTGYSPEELLGSDAAAWFGGREPDTSIILASFRQAMAQGRSEAEALLFTKSGRRVPCLFTVARHTIDRRAYLVGMGMDITERKKSEELLLQSEKKFAHLFRNSPDAILLADIETGIVSDINDTFVAMTGYTRGEVIGRTTGSLNFYVDPALWDRLYGMLRREGHLANQELMIRTRDGHALVCALSSHVLQIGEQRVVMSVYRNVTELKKMQEMMIQTEKMVSIGGIAAGIAHEINNPLGIIMQSAQLLEQRTLPDFPRNVAVAEGMGLDLRLLDRYMRERNILGYVRDIREAAKRAADIIRHMLDFSRRSDSGHKFCCVNDIIDRAIVLAGSDYDLRKSFDFRRIQIVRDFEERMPGIRCSETEIEQVILNLLRNAAQALAGGSVAEPAITVRTRCQGENVVIEVEDNGPGIPPETVRRIFEPFFTTKPPGQGTGLGLSVSYFIVTQTHGGSIHVRSAPEQGACFHIEIPRASPAGKNGRS; encoded by the coding sequence ATGATTTCCAGAATTCTGTCCATCCGCTCGCCAGCCATGTCGACATCATGTCGAATATTGCGCCGCCAGTTTTTCGTATTCAGGTCCCGCAGGGTCGACGAACTTCGGAATAGTTTGCTAGGGAGTCATATCGGCTCATGCACTCATGAACAGCGATCTGTCCGGCGAGGAATTATGACGTCTTGCTTCACTCAGAGAATCTCGCTCTTTGACCTTTTCCAGGCGGAGGAAATTCAGCGCGTGCAGGACGCCTTTGCCCTGGCCTCGAATGTGGCCTCCGTCATCTCGGCTCCCGACGGCACGCCTTTGACCAGTCCCGGCAATTTGAGCGAGCCGTTCACGACGCTCGTCCACGGCAGAAACGCCGTCGAGGCGGGCCACGTCTTTCCGGCCACCGCGCTTCGGACTTCCGCTGCGGACGGCCTTGCCGTGTACGTCTGCCCGCTGACCGACCTCCTGTATGCGGCCATGCCCATCATCGTCGGCGAGCGCCATGTCGCGAACTGGGTCATCGGCCAGGTCCGCGACGAGGACACGAACGGGGAGCAGGCCATCGCCCTCGCCGGGAGGATCGGGGCCGACCCCGAGGCCGTCGCCGCCGCCCTGGAGCAGGTGCCGCGGATGGACAGGTCGCGCTTCACCGCTGTGGCCGACTCCATGGCGCTGATCGCCGGGCATGTCTTTCACCAGGCCTACCGGACACGGTGCCTCTGCATGGGCGAGGGTGCGGATGCGGAACTGGCCTTGCGAGAGAGCGCGGCCCGCTACAGGTCGGTCATCGAGAACATCCAGGACACCTATTACCGCACCGACGCAGGCGGAGCTCTGATTATGCTCAGTCCGTCGGGCGCGAGCCTCCTGGGCTACGAGACCGTGGAGGAACTGCTCGGGACGCCGATGGAAAAACTGTGGAAGACTCCGGAGGCGTTTCAGAAGTATGTCGAGATCCTGTCCGAACAGGGTGTGGTCCGGGAGTTGGAGGCCACCCTCCTGCGCAGGGACGGCAGCGAAGTGGTCGTGGAGGCCACCAGCAACATCTATAGTGACGAATCCGGCTTCATGCTCGGCCTCGAAGGCATCCTCAGGGATATCGGCAGGCGCAAGGAGGCCGAGCAGGAAGCCGCGCGGGAGCGCATGTTCACCGACGCCGTCATGGAGAGCGTGCCCGGCCTTCTCTACATTTACGACAGCCAGGAGCGCATGGTCCGTTGGAACAGGAACTACGAGACCATGACGGGGTATTCGCCCGAGGAACTTCTTGGAAGCGATGCCGCGGCCTGGTTCGGGGGCAGGGAACCGGATACGTCGATCATCCTGGCCAGCTTTCGGCAGGCCATGGCCCAGGGACGGTCCGAGGCGGAGGCGCTCCTGTTCACGAAGTCGGGGCGCAGGGTTCCCTGTCTCTTCACCGTGGCGCGACACACCATCGACAGACGAGCATATCTCGTCGGCATGGGCATGGACATCACTGAACGGAAGAAATCCGAAGAGTTGCTGCTTCAGTCCGAGAAGAAGTTTGCCCATCTTTTCAGGAATTCCCCGGACGCCATCCTGCTGGCCGACATCGAGACCGGGATCGTCTCCGACATCAACGACACCTTCGTGGCCATGACGGGGTACACCCGCGGCGAGGTCATCGGCAGGACCACCGGCAGCCTCAACTTCTATGTCGATCCCGCGTTGTGGGACCGCCTGTATGGCATGCTCAGACGTGAAGGCCACCTGGCAAACCAGGAACTCATGATCCGGACCCGGGACGGGCATGCGCTCGTTTGCGCGTTGTCGTCGCATGTCCTGCAGATCGGCGAGCAACGTGTTGTAATGTCCGTTTATCGAAACGTCACCGAATTGAAGAAAATGCAGGAAATGATGATCCAGACGGAGAAGATGGTGTCCATAGGCGGGATCGCCGCAGGCATCGCCCATGAGATCAACAATCCCCTAGGCATCATCATGCAGTCGGCCCAGTTGCTGGAACAGCGGACCCTGCCGGACTTTCCGCGGAACGTCGCCGTGGCTGAGGGTATGGGACTCGATTTGCGGCTGTTGGATCGTTACATGCGCGAGCGCAACATTCTGGGGTATGTCCGGGATATTCGCGAAGCCGCGAAACGGGCCGCCGACATTATCCGGCATATGCTGGATTTCAGCCGGCGCAGCGATTCAGGACACAAGTTCTGCTGCGTGAACGACATCATCGACCGGGCCATCGTTCTGGCCGGTAGCGACTACGATCTGCGTAAGAGTTTCGATTTCAGGCGCATCCAGATTGTCCGTGACTTCGAGGAACGGATGCCGGGCATCCGGTGCTCTGAAACCGAGATAGAGCAGGTCATCCTCAATCTGCTGCGCAACGCCGCGCAGGCCCTGGCCGGCGGGTCCGTGGCCGAACCGGCCATCACCGTGCGCACAAGGTGCCAGGGGGAGAATGTCGTGATCGAGGTCGAGGACAACGGGCCCGGCATTCCGCCGGAGACGGTTCGCAGGATTTTCGAGCCGTTCTTCACGACCAAGCCTCCGGGCCAGGGCACCGGGCTCGGGTTGTCGGTTTCGTACTTCATCGTGACCCAGACCCATGGCGGCAGCATCCATGTCCGGTCCGCGCCGGAGCAGGGCGCCTGCTTTCATATCGAAATCCCTCGGGCTTCTCCGGCGGGAAAGAACGGGAGATCCTGA
- a CDS encoding methyl-accepting chemotaxis protein — MKFVSVRTKIAGIAGICLFVSSAVLVGYSVYSARANQELVNTRVSRLIESRSLDGLKNLAGNYAGKIKAEFDVALDAARTMADTFMLSKDKDSAGLVLGRDQINGILLKVLKNNPNFNGSYSCWEPDALDGRDAEFATGRDGNNKVTGRFTPYWNRDENGNIAVQPLVEYDTMDRHPNGVLKGGWYIGPRENHTESVLDPFPYIVQGKQVWLTTLSVPILVDGAFLGVAGTDYNLNFVQEMAKNVDKELFDGQGAVTIVSYQGLVVADSEKPELIGSSMQNIIAEGWEKDLSEIQAGKSAATIDQSKGQFVVFAPIPLGRTGKPWSVMIRVDLATVMADAIDLDTELSAAGRKSVAMLVGTGAGTTVLAIALLWYAAGGIVRPIRSTVEVLKDIAEGEGDLTRRLEIKANDEVGEMASWFNQFMEKLRELIGQIVDDAGSLNTASASLSDIARQMKEGAESMAERSRTVATGAEEMDGTMVGVAAACEQAAISVNMVATATDGMNLTVREIAKKTEESRTISESAVLKAGEVSGKLGNLGQSALEISKVTDVISAISSQINLLALNATIEAARAGDAGRGFAVVASEVKELAKQTADATQLVQSQISKIQVSTEETVSEVAQILDIFKNVSENVASIAQDVEGQASTTQEIADNITQTSAGIQEVNLSVSQGSGVVRSITTEINNVNESVQEASVSIGRVNDSAGELSGLSGKLQELVGRFKI, encoded by the coding sequence ATGAAGTTCGTGTCTGTTCGCACTAAAATAGCCGGTATTGCCGGCATCTGCCTGTTCGTTTCCTCGGCGGTCCTGGTCGGGTACAGCGTGTATTCGGCGCGCGCCAACCAGGAGTTGGTCAACACCCGCGTTTCCAGGCTGATCGAGAGCCGTTCGCTGGACGGACTGAAAAACCTGGCCGGAAACTACGCAGGCAAGATCAAGGCGGAATTCGACGTGGCCCTGGACGCGGCGCGCACCATGGCCGACACATTCATGCTCTCCAAGGACAAGGACAGTGCTGGCCTGGTCCTCGGCCGGGACCAGATCAACGGCATTCTCCTCAAAGTCCTGAAAAACAACCCCAACTTCAACGGCTCCTATTCCTGCTGGGAACCCGACGCCCTTGATGGACGGGATGCCGAGTTCGCAACGGGCCGGGACGGCAACAATAAGGTCACGGGCCGCTTCACCCCGTACTGGAACCGCGACGAGAACGGAAACATCGCGGTCCAGCCCCTGGTCGAATACGACACCATGGACCGCCACCCCAACGGCGTGCTCAAGGGCGGCTGGTACATCGGCCCGCGCGAGAACCACACCGAAAGTGTGCTCGACCCCTTCCCCTACATCGTGCAGGGCAAACAGGTCTGGCTGACCACGCTCTCGGTACCGATTCTGGTCGACGGCGCGTTCCTCGGCGTGGCGGGCACAGACTACAATCTCAATTTCGTTCAGGAAATGGCAAAGAATGTCGACAAGGAACTGTTCGACGGCCAGGGAGCGGTGACCATCGTCAGCTATCAGGGCCTCGTCGTCGCCGACAGCGAGAAGCCGGAACTCATCGGCTCCTCCATGCAGAACATCATCGCCGAGGGGTGGGAAAAGGATCTCTCCGAGATCCAGGCCGGGAAAAGCGCCGCGACCATCGACCAATCCAAGGGACAGTTCGTGGTCTTCGCCCCGATCCCCCTGGGACGCACCGGCAAACCGTGGTCGGTCATGATCCGCGTCGATTTGGCGACCGTTATGGCCGACGCCATCGACTTGGACACGGAACTGAGCGCCGCGGGACGGAAAAGCGTCGCCATGCTGGTGGGCACCGGGGCCGGGACCACGGTTCTGGCCATCGCGCTGCTCTGGTATGCGGCAGGAGGCATCGTCCGCCCCATCCGCAGCACGGTCGAGGTCCTCAAGGATATCGCCGAGGGCGAGGGCGACCTGACTAGGCGCCTGGAGATCAAGGCCAACGACGAAGTCGGCGAAATGGCCAGCTGGTTCAACCAGTTCATGGAAAAACTGCGCGAACTGATCGGCCAGATCGTGGACGACGCCGGTTCGCTCAATACCGCCTCCGCGTCCCTGTCCGACATCGCCAGGCAGATGAAGGAAGGGGCCGAATCCATGGCCGAACGGTCCCGTACCGTGGCCACCGGCGCCGAGGAGATGGACGGGACCATGGTCGGGGTCGCTGCGGCCTGCGAGCAGGCGGCTATCAGCGTCAACATGGTGGCCACTGCGACCGACGGCATGAACCTGACCGTCCGGGAGATCGCCAAGAAAACCGAAGAGTCGCGGACCATCTCCGAGTCGGCGGTGCTCAAGGCCGGCGAGGTCTCGGGCAAGCTGGGCAACTTGGGACAGAGCGCCCTGGAGATCAGCAAGGTCACGGACGTCATTTCGGCCATCTCCTCCCAGATCAACCTGCTGGCCCTGAATGCCACCATCGAGGCGGCCCGGGCCGGCGACGCTGGACGGGGCTTCGCCGTGGTCGCGTCCGAAGTGAAGGAACTGGCCAAGCAGACGGCCGACGCAACGCAACTGGTCCAGAGCCAGATCAGCAAGATTCAGGTCTCCACCGAGGAGACGGTGTCCGAAGTGGCCCAGATTCTGGATATATTCAAGAACGTCAGTGAAAACGTCGCCTCCATCGCACAGGACGTCGAAGGACAGGCCTCCACCACGCAGGAGATCGCCGACAACATCACCCAGACGTCGGCCGGCATCCAGGAGGTCAATCTGAGCGTCAGCCAGGGGTCAGGGGTCGTGCGTTCAATAACTACCGAAATCAACAACGTGAACGAGTCCGTGCAGGAGGCGTCCGTTTCCATCGGCCGGGTCAACGACAGCGCCGGAGAGCTGTCCGGCCTGTCCGGCAAGCTGCAGGAGCTCGTAGGACGCTTCAAGATCTGA